Proteins from a single region of Sesamum indicum cultivar Zhongzhi No. 13 linkage group LG5, S_indicum_v1.0, whole genome shotgun sequence:
- the LOC105162075 gene encoding methyltransferase-like protein 5 isoform X1 → MKLKQLEGLLGSLQQFETPKIELEQYPTGPHIASRLLYTIPSFSIIQAENSFGDVSDKVVADFGCGCGTLGLAAGLLGAEHVIGFDIDAESIEIASLNADELELDMDFIQCDIRNLRLSDRAIDTVVMNPPFGTRKKGADMDFLSMALKVASGAVYSLHKTTTRDHIKRTALREYNASSAEVLSELRFDVPQLYKFHKKKEVDVAVDLWRFVPNNNRPKHL, encoded by the exons ATGAAGCTGAAGCAGTTAGAGGGCCTTCTTGGTTCCCTTCAACAGTTCGAAACTCCAAAg ATTGAACTGGAACAATATCCAACTGGACCCCACATTGCGTCTCGGTTGCTCTACACT ATTCCATCCTTTAGCATAATTCAGGCAGAGAATTCATTTGGGGATGTGTCGGATAAGGTGGTGGCAGATTTTGGTTGTGGGTGCGGTACACTTGGACTGGCTGCTGGTCTTTTGGGTGCAGA GCATGTTATTGGCTTTGATATTGATGCGGAGTCTATTGAAATTGCATCCTTAAATGCAGATGAGCTAGAG TTAGACATGGATTTCATTCAATGTGATATCAGGAACTTAAGATTGTCAG ATCGAGCTATTGATACTGTAGTAATGAATCCTCCTTTTGGGACGAGGAAGAAAGGAGCTGATATGGATTTTCTGTCTATGGCTTTGAAG GTGGCTTCTGGAGCAGTTTATTCCTTGCACAAGACCACAACGAGAGAT CACATCAAAAGAACTGCATTAAGAGAATATAATGCAAGCAGTGCCGAGGTTCTAAGTGAG CTTCGTTTTGATGTGCCCCAACTCTACAAATTtcacaagaaaaaggaggTTGATGTAGCTGTGGACTTGTGGCGATTCGTTCCAAATAACAATCGACCAAAGCATTTGTAG
- the LOC105162075 gene encoding methyltransferase-like protein 5 isoform X2 codes for MKLKQLEGLLGSLQQFETPKIELEQYPTGPHIASRLLYTAENSFGDVSDKVVADFGCGCGTLGLAAGLLGAEHVIGFDIDAESIEIASLNADELELDMDFIQCDIRNLRLSDRAIDTVVMNPPFGTRKKGADMDFLSMALKVASGAVYSLHKTTTRDHIKRTALREYNASSAEVLSELRFDVPQLYKFHKKKEVDVAVDLWRFVPNNNRPKHL; via the exons ATGAAGCTGAAGCAGTTAGAGGGCCTTCTTGGTTCCCTTCAACAGTTCGAAACTCCAAAg ATTGAACTGGAACAATATCCAACTGGACCCCACATTGCGTCTCGGTTGCTCTACACT GCAGAGAATTCATTTGGGGATGTGTCGGATAAGGTGGTGGCAGATTTTGGTTGTGGGTGCGGTACACTTGGACTGGCTGCTGGTCTTTTGGGTGCAGA GCATGTTATTGGCTTTGATATTGATGCGGAGTCTATTGAAATTGCATCCTTAAATGCAGATGAGCTAGAG TTAGACATGGATTTCATTCAATGTGATATCAGGAACTTAAGATTGTCAG ATCGAGCTATTGATACTGTAGTAATGAATCCTCCTTTTGGGACGAGGAAGAAAGGAGCTGATATGGATTTTCTGTCTATGGCTTTGAAG GTGGCTTCTGGAGCAGTTTATTCCTTGCACAAGACCACAACGAGAGAT CACATCAAAAGAACTGCATTAAGAGAATATAATGCAAGCAGTGCCGAGGTTCTAAGTGAG CTTCGTTTTGATGTGCCCCAACTCTACAAATTtcacaagaaaaaggaggTTGATGTAGCTGTGGACTTGTGGCGATTCGTTCCAAATAACAATCGACCAAAGCATTTGTAG
- the LOC105162075 gene encoding methyltransferase-like protein 5 isoform X3, with protein sequence MKLKQLEGLLGSLQQFETPKIELEQYPTGPHIASRLLYTVVADFGCGCGTLGLAAGLLGAEHVIGFDIDAESIEIASLNADELELDMDFIQCDIRNLRLSDRAIDTVVMNPPFGTRKKGADMDFLSMALKVASGAVYSLHKTTTRDHIKRTALREYNASSAEVLSELRFDVPQLYKFHKKKEVDVAVDLWRFVPNNNRPKHL encoded by the exons ATGAAGCTGAAGCAGTTAGAGGGCCTTCTTGGTTCCCTTCAACAGTTCGAAACTCCAAAg ATTGAACTGGAACAATATCCAACTGGACCCCACATTGCGTCTCGGTTGCTCTACACT GTGGTGGCAGATTTTGGTTGTGGGTGCGGTACACTTGGACTGGCTGCTGGTCTTTTGGGTGCAGA GCATGTTATTGGCTTTGATATTGATGCGGAGTCTATTGAAATTGCATCCTTAAATGCAGATGAGCTAGAG TTAGACATGGATTTCATTCAATGTGATATCAGGAACTTAAGATTGTCAG ATCGAGCTATTGATACTGTAGTAATGAATCCTCCTTTTGGGACGAGGAAGAAAGGAGCTGATATGGATTTTCTGTCTATGGCTTTGAAG GTGGCTTCTGGAGCAGTTTATTCCTTGCACAAGACCACAACGAGAGAT CACATCAAAAGAACTGCATTAAGAGAATATAATGCAAGCAGTGCCGAGGTTCTAAGTGAG CTTCGTTTTGATGTGCCCCAACTCTACAAATTtcacaagaaaaaggaggTTGATGTAGCTGTGGACTTGTGGCGATTCGTTCCAAATAACAATCGACCAAAGCATTTGTAG